The Novipirellula aureliae genome segment AACGCTTCTTTCGCTTCGCATCTTTCTTGGTCGCCGCTTCGGCTGCCTCGGCAACCCGAGCGGCCGTTTGCACCCTTTCTCTCGCCATCATCTGGGGGGTTTCCAAGGTTAACCGCCCCATGACCCCGGAGCGAAATTCGGTTACTAGAATTCTGGAAGCACGATCGATATCGACCAAATTGCTCTTTCCCAAACAACCTCGTTTGCGCCCGATCGCTTCAATCAACTCTAACTCGGTCTCAGGCATTACATCAAGCTCGTATCTCGCTGCCAATCGATCCGGATACTTGGCCAGTAAAAAACGGGCAGCAAAGAAACCGATGTCGGCGTAATCCATCGCCGTTTCCTTGACCGAACCGAGCAGGGCTAGACGGTAGCCGCTGTTCACATTGTGAACATTCGGCCAGAGCATTCCGGGGGTATCGAGTAGCATGATACCATCGCCGATTTTCACCTGTTGCTGCTGCCGAGTGATTGCCGGAGTGTTTCCGGTTTTGGCAATTTTTTTTCCCGCCAAAAAATTAATGATTGTCGACTTCCCGACATTGGGAATGCCGACAATCATCGCGGCGGTCGTTTTGTCCCTGCGATGAGGAACCATCCGAGTCAGAATCGATTTGAGTCTGCGGATCGTCGGCACATCCTCGCTCGTAACCGCCGCCGCCCGGAGTGAATCGGATTGCTCATAATACGATAGCCATGTGGCTGTCATCGCTTCATCAGCGAGATCACTCTTGGCAAGAACTTTCAAACAGGGCTTGTCGCCTCGTAATTCCGCCAACAATGGATTTTCGCTCGAATAGGGAATCCGAGCGTCCAGGACCTCGATTACCAGATGCACCTTGGGAAGCACCGCTTCCATTTCCAAACGAGCCTTGTGCATGTGGCCTGGAAACCACTGTATCGCCATGAGTTTGTTCCAAAAATTTGCAAAAAAAGAGACTTCTTGTTGATCGCCATGTAGGATCGCGAAGGAAACTCATTCGGAGTAAAGTAGAAGCTAAGACCCCAAACGTCGATACCGGCTCGCTCCATCCTACCAAATCAACAGGAAGCAAACATGTCAAATCAATGTGAAAGCCTTTTTCTTTTTGTTCGCCCTACACTGGGCCGCGTTTTGCTGATTGCCGCTATGCTCGGAACGTCAGCCACCGCTTATTCCGGAGAGTATTTGAGCGGGATCGAGTGGCAAGAACCCCCGGTCGTCGAGCCAGGGAAAACGAATTCCGATCCACCGTCAGACGCT includes the following:
- the ylqF gene encoding ribosome biogenesis GTPase YlqF, with amino-acid sequence MAIQWFPGHMHKARLEMEAVLPKVHLVIEVLDARIPYSSENPLLAELRGDKPCLKVLAKSDLADEAMTATWLSYYEQSDSLRAAAVTSEDVPTIRRLKSILTRMVPHRRDKTTAAMIVGIPNVGKSTIINFLAGKKIAKTGNTPAITRQQQQVKIGDGIMLLDTPGMLWPNVHNVNSGYRLALLGSVKETAMDYADIGFFAARFLLAKYPDRLAARYELDVMPETELELIEAIGRKRGCLGKSNLVDIDRASRILVTEFRSGVMGRLTLETPQMMARERVQTAARVAEAAEAATKKDAKRKKRFRDKQRAQRKSREMDGR